The Falco biarmicus isolate bFalBia1 unplaced genomic scaffold, bFalBia1.pri scaffold_27, whole genome shotgun sequence genome segment tttatagggCTGAGTCCCAAGGGCCTTAGAAACACAGGAAGGTCATATCCATACATATAAAGGGACCCTGAtggtcttttcttctctcctttgcaGGATATCCCAAGCAAAGGCCAACCACCCCAAagaggggattctgccccaaaCCGGGAGAGAGTCGAGATGCTGAAAAGCAGTTCATTCAGAGACTGAAGGAAGAGTGTGATGAGCAGTCCCAGAAATTAAGCAATATTCAAGGTGACCTTAAAAGGGCCAGCTGTGGCTTTGATGTCTTTGCTATAACAACACAGCACTTTTTCAGGCAGGTAAGCGCGATGAGTATTTTTCTACCATTGGAAAGATACTTTGCCTTTACACCAGCCACTTGTCCAGATTTATTCCACAGTTGTTGAAACTTTGTTCTTGGGAGAaaagcatgtaatttctttgcaaCAGTTATGATGATGAGGGAATCGTAATTTGATGccatgtatttgaaaatcaagGTTCAGGAacttggaagaggaagaattgTGGCTGAAGTATTTCTCATGGAGGGGTTTCAGGGTGTTTTTAGGAGTAAAGCGAATGCACAAACTTAGAAGTACAAGTCCCTGACTGCTACAGCTGGAATGGAAAGTATAACTGAGATCTTGATACTTGTGACCAAATGCAAAAACAATCCATGCATTTAGTCAACCAAAGGTGTTGGATGAAGGAAGAGATTTGCTTTCTCACAGTGCTTACCTACTCCTGCTGTTCACCACAGATCAGTCAGTGTCCCTGTTACAGAGGTGGCAGTTCCTGAAGACGTTAGAATAACATTATCTCGGCATTTAGGAGATTACATTCAGCAGGTATAGAGAACATTAAAGGAAATGTTGCCACTAATTAGAGAAGCTTATTTATTCACTAAACCTGAGACAAAATGAGTAAATTTTAAGACAACCCTGAAGGACTTGTAGGTAGTGCTTGTTTCAAAAGCCATTTACTGATCTGGGAAATCTAGCTGGGCTCTGAGGTCCAGACCTGGTTCACCTGATGCCCATGTGTTTTGTACCGTCCCAGGTTAACCTGGTGTTCCAAGTACTTTGTAAAACAGGCAGACAGTCACCAGCAGTGGGACCCAAGGTCTGGAGAATATCCCTGATTGCCTGTTTGGCTACTTCTGGAAGAGGCAAGAGTAAACTTTCAGTGTTAACTAGGatgaaaaaaccaacaaaacccaaagcacagatTCAAACGGTCTTTacaacttctgaaatacttggttcagttatttttttttatatattagtGGGAAAGGTTACCTTTGAACAAATAACCACAGTTCACACTTTTCCCTAAGCAGGAGCTGATCTTGCTAGAGGGAGCTTCAGTGAacttaaaaaaagggaaatttttaatatgtactgaatattttaaataccttctcAAGGGGTTTTCCCCATCCATTTTTCTATAGTCTTGACACTTTTGGGCTTGATGGGCATttgtaaaggttttttttttttccttttgttttttttttttttttttcattcaagctGACTGTGGAGTGTCCTTGATTAAAGCAGaggcaaacaaaaaagggaagggcAGTGTATGCTGAGCTTTGTCTGTGTGTTGTCCGCTGGGGAGAGATTTTTCATCTCATGCCTCATTCACAACTTGCTGAAGGAATTCTGGAAGCTTGGGCATACCTCCTGTGTCTCCTCTGGATACGTTTTCAGTGAGAacggctgctgcagctgagctttcaGATGACTCTCATCCAGCTGGTGCATGTTAGATCTGTCCTGAGAATGCCTACTGAACTGAACACCTCAGGGGACTTTATTTAACAGAGTCCTCTCCAAGTCCTGCCGGGCGTAGCTGTGCCTCGTGTTTCCAGCTCCCCTGCACCACCAGGCCGGCTGGGGGTTTGCAGTGAGACTCCTCTGAATGCCCGGGGCTCGTGCAGGTGAAAAAGGATATACTTATGGAATTTAAGCACCTTCCGGCTTGGGCAGGATTAGGTGTAGATTTTTTCCAGATCCACCGCTGGGCTCGTTTACCTGTGTTCAGCCTGAGCGTCAGTTTCTTCTGGCCTTGCCTGGTCACCCTGGAGATATATATGTGCACATCATCATTCACTGCAGTGCCAGACACCTGTATCTTGCCGCTCGCTGCTGGGAGCCATGTAACACGGACCCCTCCCAGGCAAAGAGACCCCCGGCTTCCCCAGGTGGTGAGCTGCACAGTCAGCGTGAGCCCAACAGTTACCCATTAGCCACTTAGGTGTGGTACCTGCATTAGGAGTATGGTTGCTTTAGGCTCCATTTTTAGGGAATGGAGGCAGGTGAGCACTTCCAGGAGACCGTTTTCAGCACCAAAGATCTGAATTTCTGCTTGAGGTACCTGCCTGTACTGTGGCCTCCAGGGATGCCTAAAGCTGCTGCACTTTTAAATTCAATGCTGAAGCTGAGAGCCTACATGTGATGGGATGATCTGGGAGTATTCAAGCAATCGTGTAACTGGGCAGTCTGTTCTCCTGCAACGTAGACACAGGCTTCCAGGTTTTGGAGTCATTCAAAAATACAATCTGTAGACATTTTCTGAGACGGCATTATTGTTTGAAAGCTTGAGCAAAATTGCATTGGCTGGCTTTGAGTTAGGgcagcatgaaaaaagaaactttccccATTATAAAAGTAATACTTACGTTTGTTCCCGAGAAGCCTGCAGGCAGAATGTTGAGGTCTGAGCAGAACTGCAGTTTGGCAAGGGAATAATACTCATTCAGGAAAAAGGTGGGGCCTTATTCCAGAGAAGTTTGAGCTCGAGTTGTCCAACTGGCAGTTCTGCTCAGCTTAGCAGAGGACCCAACCCTACTTTGGTGCTAGGGAGCCTCTTTGGGCTGATAACCAGCCATAGCCTAATTTTAGTGTGTGTGCCTCTCTCTCCTTACACCACATCAAAATAATGCCCAAAACATAGGCTTTTATCTGAACTGGAGTTGAATTCTGTTGGAAAACGTGCTCCAGGCAGTGAGGACTGGGCTGAGTCTTAAAAGCAGCCCAAGGGCCAGTGTTTTGCACACAGGTGGGAGCCTCCCTGTGCCCGTGGCTCTCTTGCCTTGCTCACactgtttctgttctctctccaaagctggggaaagcacCAATGCAAGTGGTCCAACAGACGTGTTTAGCTGAAGAAAGAGCGTGTCAATATGTAGTAAACAGTGTTGGCCCACACCCAGGGTTTCTTTGAGTGCTTTCTAATTGTAAGCACCTGCTGTAGCAACCTTCAGGCGGCATGACCATTTTCTTTGGGTTTCGTTGGATTTGTTCAATTGCTGCTCCAGACCACTGCTGAACGTCATCCTGGaatcatctctttttctcaactgaaaatgcttttaataggCAAGAGTCATTAAATAGGCATCAAGGAGTTCACAGCATGTAGTGGTACTTAGCACAGACCCATTAAATGCCAGCTAAACCAATTTTCTATCTTGGTGAAGAGCCTAGGCAATCAAAGCAAGCGATGGCTGAGGCAGCGgacaaaaaataattgaagcaGTGGTTCTGACTTACACGTTTAGCTAATTATGAAAAGTAATGATTGCAGTGCATGTGGACAGCAtggcttttaattattatttaattagcaGATGGATTAGTGAAGACCCTCAGATGTGCATGCATGACTCCTATTGACTTTGAGAACCATTTTAAACTCACCCTGAAGAGGAGCAGATGGAGTTTGCCCCTAATGTCGGATGTTCATCATGTCGATACAACCCTTGTGCTGTGAGGGACCAAACTGCACCAAGGCCCTGGAAACTGGACTGATGCCTTTCTGCCAGTCCAGCATGCCCAGGCAGCTGGACTGATGAAGTCCCGTTCATAAGTTCTGCCCCTGAAATTTCAGATGAGGACTCCTGAGCTGCAGGGCACGTGAGGGGAAGGGATCGTTTCTGAGCTGCAGACCCCAAGGGTGGGAGGAGGTAAGGgaaagggctgtgctgtggtagtctgttgttgcagaatggctgtgtgatcatggccatgactcccttaaagatctttgtgaaacaaagttagcgtaagttagctgaagcaggccttgcagctatgctgaggcatgctgataaggaagctgagaaaaacactgaccttgtgcctaatgttgtaaataactttgaggaattcgcgtagacaagagaggaaaaaaaaatatgtagctagctatccgcagaaaccccaagtaggaggacgtatgaaaatgtaaccctttagagcttagccaatcagcagatgactagtaggcataattaactggaactgtatataagacataatcgcgccgtaataaatccaagcttgctttatcactcatattgagtcggccgcgtgcttcccctcgctcgtcgcaGTTGCTGCTTTCAGTCCCTGCCAGGGGAGGGAGCCCAGGTTAATACACATCAGTACATAGCCCAAGGACTCCAAGTCATCTCCGTGAGATTGCTCTACAACAGTATAAAAAAGTGGACTCATTAGGagtactggaaaaacaaaagactgtGCAACAAGACCGTCAtaaaaaacctttgaaaaacaagGGATAGCTGAGTTACTATGCCCACGATAAACAGTACAAGAAAAAGCCTATCACCCttgcaattattaaaaaaaaaggtgctaattcctgagaattacagtcgGACCAATTCCCACCCAATCAAGAGATAAGAGGCCAAGCACACTGCGCTGTTAAGTGCCATAAATAAGGATCATACTCTATGCCTCATTAAAGCAACATCTACTTGTGCTAAAATTAAGTGCATCGACACtttcaaagtttatttattgctttctccAGCTCGCTGATTCCAAGATGCGTGTTGATGGATGCATAACAGGCGGTTCCTgctaagtttttattttcacgATATGGGATATGTTGGTGAGTTTGAGAGTCTCGCTACTTCTTTGCTAACCCAGAGTCTATTATGTAGACAAGATTGCCTTTCTTCCCAAGGCCCATTAAGAAGTTGTCTGGCTTCACATCTCAGTGGATGAAGTTCTCAGAGTGAACGTATTCAATTCAACTAATCtagataaagaggaaaaaaaaaccccaacaaaccatAAATCACTCGAGAGAGACTAGGCATACACTTTTTTCCgtataaaaacactagcaacattGTCTTAACGATAAAAGAGgtaatgaaactttttattgtaaaatgtaaGGGCATTAAAGAGAACATAATTCGACAGACAACACATAaacctctccagctctttccccgtgtctattttacatttgtttccaaaaactttctcgggcgaatttcttttgtctttgagcagtgcaacagacggTTTGCAAACAGCGCAAGTCTGCTTTTTAGAAATCAATTAAAACTTTGTAATCACTTTAGATGGGGCACTTTGtatttaagagaaacaaaaccaatgttgagtcttttctttcatgatAACAGGCCTATTCACCtctaaattacagaaacaacGTATTTGGTTCTGACCTCTCAAGGAAACTGAATATCCCAACATACTGCaccgtcaagatcaacaaagcaggtTCCTACCATTTGGTCAGCGAGTAATAGGACTGTCTCGAGACTAAATTTCCTTgaacaaaaactgaagagatcttcaagactcggtccaaacaGCTCCATCCCCATTCCATTGTAGTCCCCTTCAGCTCGACACCACTTAATTGTGGGAACGCacactggagaaaaagaaacagtttatcCAGTATAACAATTTGATTTATATACAAATCTTCAAGGCTCCTAAGATGAATTCTAAGAGGGTCACGACTGTGACTGTTTGTACTCACAGTGAAGCTCAATATTTGATGCAACCGTCAGccaagaaaaaggtgaaaaactcACCATCGCTGAACATTTCATCATCTGTAAGCTGCCCACCCTTAGCATAAAGGActccaaatttaaaattcacaggtccctgagaaataaaaccaaatagtACAGGATAAACAGACAATCAAACAAAAGACCTAAAACAATGTTTCCTCTAAGGActtttttatacatcttttgTATACGCCCTACACACGGGAATATACACTTCATACCAGCTCTATTGCATGCTCAAGTAGCAGATACctaataatttacttttgatCACAGATTATGAATTTTATGATAGCACTAAGTTGCTCATCTATTAATAGGATATATTATGCCGGTGCTTTAAATGATTTTCGATCTcatatttgcacagaaataccacatttttttactgcaataaGCAATCGATACCGAAGTTGTTATAAGTCACTAAGTAAGTGCTAGGAGTGAAAAGTTTACATTTACCTCATTTACCTCTTGCTCTTCAAGAGCAAATAAATCCTGTAAACAAATCAGTATCTTTAGCACACTGGTACTGAAGACAGCACAAAACCCCCTGGAACATACTCgtatatttgtttaatttcaaagtagCCAGTTCAACCGATAAAGACAGCTTATTTTGTAACTGTAACCCTACTCCTCATTACTATCCTGCTACCGAAAGGAACAAACCACTAGCATTTACACCTAACgacttatttttccagaaaagaataaaaagccacaaccaaacaaaaaaaaagaagtcgCCTCCTACCTTCTGTATCTCAGGATGAAAAATTTCCCTCGGGCTCTTCCCAAATTTGTCAAGactcacagcactgaaatgcaaacgAAATACTGCTTTATAGGAGAGCAAGTATACATTTCAACATTAAACTGCTAACTGGCTGTAGTTAGAACCGATTTCAAAAAGAATTGTTCAAAGAGCCTTGCTGACGTGGAATTTTTTGTGGAAGAGCCATTTATTTCCCACAATACCAACCTCTAAGACTTCCTaaacttcttttggattttaaaaacagaaataaacctgATCTCCGTGCAGGGTCCTAGTTAAGTGTACTGCATTTACTTGTaaagcacagaattttattaCATCATCCTTCACTTTGGCTTTATACATAATCCTTGTGAGCATTTTAGGAAGACTCAATAACCTATTCTATTTCATAAGCTTCTCTTttatctcttttaaaataattccgGCATGTCAAATGAAAAACGAGTCGTTCAGCATCAAGTTCACACCCCAAAGATCCACAAGCAAGATCAACTGCCTCAGTCAACAGAAATACCTAATTTATAGCATTTCTTCCTAACTCATGTGTCTACATGACTATTATTTTTGCCCATTTTTTCCCTAGCATGAATTTCTGGAGCTGCGCAGCATGCCACGGAGTGCCAAACGCGGTCTGTCTGAGGCACAACTGAGCTGACACGGAGGTCACATCTGATGCACCTTTCCATCATTGCTTATGCTAGGTCACCATGCGGACAGGAGTTCCCATAGTtccctttgaaattaaaatgctagacttaatttacaaaaaagcagGTTTATCGTGTAACTGGAGTTCTTTGAGATAGTCGGTACCTAGACTCACGCTGgctgtgaaaatactttttctttaaccgacaccacagaacaaaatgctAAACCTCCAGGTtttacaacaaacaaaaaacccccaaacagtGCCTCTGAACCGTTTCCCTTTTCATGCAACGGGTGGAAACTTCCTCAGTAAATGACAAGTGTCCATGACCACCCAAGTGATCTGTGCTTACtgagcaggaaagcaaacaataGCTTTTCAGCTCGCACATGTATCCAAATATATACCCAAAGAAACTCCGTCAGCGTCACTTGCAGAGAGCTCTGCCATCTTACAGCCTGACCTGTAGTGAGTGCCCCTCTAGggaactgcagagctgtggactCTCAGATGTACTGGAGCACATCTCTTGCCTGCCTGAAACGTTCAGGAGGCTCTCGGAtatccaggcagcagcagaaagcgtTCTCATTTTACGGCAAGGCTGACCACACTTGCGAGTTTTCTTTTGCGTGCTCGCACCAGGAAGCCAAACCAGaacagctgcacacacagcagagcagtTGCTCAGCACACCTACACCAACAGAGCTCTCCTAAAGCACACCTGGAGCCATTCATACCCCAAGTCAACATCTACAGCGGAACCTGGCCACAAGCTTTGACACAATGTCATTTTGGGGTCAAACTGACGCACACCAAAAAATTAGTAAAACGCACCTCCTTCTCTGCCGCGTCAGGTATCGTGCTCCTTCAGTTGAGCTGTAGCTGTTACATTATTTCCCAAATGCAAAgccaaacagagaaaatagaaCCACAGCCTGCTCCTTAAAAAGCAACTCTGCACAGGCAACCGTTCATTGTGTGTGACCCAGGGAAGATGTGACCGCGGCCCTTCAAACTTTCGGGATGCCTAGGCGGGACCAAACGGTGCTTGCGAACACAGAACATGCCTGCTCGTTAAGACAGGCTGGTCAAGTTTACCACCAAAACTCTACATCACCGTTTGCCAACCCTGTCCAGCTTTGGGTAGCCAGAGCTGCACTCAGATCACTTGAAAGCGTCTCCCAGTAGCGGCCAGCACTAAGCTCAGAACTGTACCTCCCTGGCGCCTACATGGGGGAAAACTCAGACTGTGCCCCCTTCTCCTTAAGGTGCCTTAGAGCCTGTGACAGGAATTTCATCCACTGCTTGGAAAAGCTCCAAGGTTGCAGCTTAAGGGAACCAGAGTTCCCTGGGTCTCAGAGTCATTCCAGAGCTAAAGTGGTGACAGACATCAGCTCTAGGTCAGATGATACATGCCAGCACTCACCACTGACCCAGGGCGGCAACCTGCTCCCATCCGCTACCTCCTGACCTAGGAAGCCCCTTAGGGAATTACAGCAGCAGTTCGCCAATGGAAAAGCCCCAAGGGCACGACGCGGTGACTCAAAGATCTGAAGTGGACCCCTTGCGCCCACAGGAACCGGTGCTAAAAACACAACAGGTGAGCGAGAGAACATTAACTGCCATGGCTGATACTAGAGCAAACCTCACTGGGCACTTAaggagaacagcaaaaccagaatagCAGCAAAAGCCTGCATGCCCGGGACTGTAATAAAAGAAGACACCCTGCCTGGAGATTGTTACGAGCACAAGTAATACACGTCCTCTTCAGTTGCGATCCGAGTTAAGACAGACAACAAATATCGCAACACACCCGTATCGATTAGCTGCAACGGCTCGCCTCTCACCATGTCTGTTAAGGGTCGCAGGTTCTCCCGCTTGTCCCAGCTACGCTGGGCGCCAGTTGCGGTAGCTGGAGCCCAACTCAggcagcctcacacagggcagccgctgctgcagcacaagcaagctatcaggctgcaacaaggcttttaccctCAGTCAGattctgctgtctgtgctgtttctccttcctccagaggtcaggTCAGGTCAGGTCAGGTCAGGTCAGGTCAGGTCAGACCACTCCCcctccatccaaccccctctcccacactcctcagggctatttaactacttcacgggaacgagctacagctgctcATCATCCACGTCCCTCAACCCACTGCCTTGGAGGCAAGgtcacagctgcatgttatcaatgctcaTCAACCTTCTGCCTTCACTCCTCTGCACTCTTCTCCAAGAAATTCCAGGGAAGACAGTGACAGAAACCTGTGTTGGAACTAAGTGCCTGGTCAATGCCTCCAAGTAACAGCATCCGTGACATCCAGACAGACTGTGAAGGGACAGATGGATCCAAGAATTAAATTAGGGAATGAGGGAACTaaaaggcacagagaaacagagaccTCTGAGTTCTGGAGAGTGTATTGTGATGTACccaatttctggttttgtggctCAGAAAGAACGGAGCCCAGGTTTTGTCGCAGCAGTTATATGGCTGCAAAGGGAAGGCGAGAGccagcaacagaactccttcctggcaccttctgtgTGGGAGCAGCGGCCAGGCGTTTTCAGTTTCGGAGCAGGGCTCCGTGAGAGTGACAAAGTGAGGGGACTGTTTTGTGGCCGAGAAGGAAAACCATGACACCACCATACAGGAAGCAATTCCATTTTAATAGTCTCCAGAGTGCCACGGTTCGAAAGGAAGAACAGTAGGGTAAGAGCACGAATATGCAGCCAATACCGACAGAAGCAGCGTTGGGAAGCTTCTCAATGTTGCTTTTTGGTATTTCACGGGGAAAAACATTGAGCCTAATATTTCTCATCTGTAGAGTTCTTGGGGGCTTTGGGGAGAAGGAAACTGACACTAGGTTGTCTGAGAATCACAGTTGACAGTTACTCATTGTCTTCTGGTCTCACAGGATGAGGCAGAGGTATAAttgatttcttctctgtatcTCTGCAAAGAGCTTTCCTCGTATCtatggcaaaagaaaacaatgctaTTATAAAAGACAGTCATTGCACAAAGCCACATTAAGTGACTTCTCTATTACATTAAGATCATTTTTCAAGAAGATTTCCTAGAATCCTAGAATATCTTGAGTTGCAAGtgacccataaggatcatcaagtccaactccatGCTCCTTGCGGGACTACCTGAAACTAAACCGTATGACTGAAAGCACCATCCAGATGCTCCCTAAGCTCCTGACAGGTTTGGTGCCCTGACTGAACGCCCTTTCAGTGGATAAGATTTTCCTAACGTCCACCCTGAACTTCCCCTGACGCAGCTTCATTCCGCTTCCTGCAATCAAGTCTCATAACTGATGTCCtcttcagcaggaaaagctATCTAAAGCAGTATACAGGATCCCATTCATCAACGACTATCTGAACTTGTACAGGCCCAGGAACCCCCAACACAAGAACCTTTCCGTTCAACTTAAGGCACAACAACCACTTACCGTAAGCATCTTCATCTGGCTCTCCACTGCTAGCAGAGTAGCGCTCCGATACTGTCCGGTACACACGGGAGCCGAGCTGCTTAGACATATTTACTGCAACCCGATTTGATACGCTCACAAAGAGATCGACGAAAAATCCACCCTTTCTTTGGaaacataaaaccaaagaaaaaccacaGTAAGGAATAGCAGGTGCATGTATTGCTAAATAGCCCATAACTTGTAATCCGACCAAGAGCAGGTCTGACGATGTCATATGCTAATCAAACACCTTTCACACGGCAGTAACAGGTGCACTCCTTTCCCAAGGGACAAATCCGGtctaaattcagattttattctatttttgtCACATCACCATTCTTTTATACCAGCCCGTGGGTTCAAAATtatgaacagaaagaacaggGCAAGCTAAGCACTCACACAGGTCTCATATACACGTAAGAaatctttcataaaaaaaaaccaaacaaacaaacctaaaaCTCCACGTTTTCAATTGCATTGGCTTAGGGACTGCCTCCTTCAATGTGTGTGGCAGGGGGCAGTGGCAGAACAGGTCACAAAGTTCAGTCACCTAACACAAGGCAGCCCTTCTCCTCACAAGGCAGATTCCTCAAAATGTGCAATTTTCCCATTTTACCGATTACAATGGGGTTGCCCTACCACCATGAGTTCAGGACATTTCCCTGTGGGTTCATTTGATGCTCAATTAAATTTTCAGCAAGTACAAGCAGCCAAGCATGACAAAAAGCAAGCTAAGGTACTGTCTGCCATACAGAATTGGTTCCAAGGCTGCCTGCAGGAACTGCAAAAAGCTCACGATCACTGAACAAGCACGCTGGAGACCCTACGGGAAAGTGTTGACCCTCCACGAAACTCTCTCGCTGTCAAGACAAGGACCTTTTTTTATACAGTATCTCTAGTGGAATTCAGGCTACACCCTACTCATTCTGGAAAGTTAGCTTTCATAGAAACCCTGAGATCTTACGCCGCCACACGGTATTTTTAGTCTTGTTCTCTAATTACAGGGAATCCTCAGCGAGTCAGAACACTACTTAAAGCAAGATTCTGGGTCTCTTCCATGCAAGTCAAATACCTAAGCCATGTCAGTTGAGAGGTTACTTTTAGAAGATTAAAGATAAGCATGGTACTCACTTTCCTGAAATTTCTCCCAGTAGTTCCATCAATTTAGCAGCCAAACCCAGCCGTTGAAATTCTGGTGCAACAGAGAGCGCAGCAACACGTCCAagccactcttccccagccACAGAGCCTTCCGCCTTACCCGGTACTGCGAACATACAGAGCATCAGAGCAGTAAGGAGCACCTTGGGAATAATGCACCACACGCAGCCACACGACTTTACAAAAAACCAAGCAGTCTACAAACAAACATTGCAAGGATTGTGGTAAAGGCTTAAGCAGCGACTCTACGCTATTACTCAGTGATTCAGCAGCCACTAAGTTTCATTTTGATGCAGTATTACAGTTTTTTCTTCGttagtgtaaataaataaatggatcTCCACAAATTCATTGTTTGAGGCGTGACTGCCAAATGTAAGTTTTAAGCAATTCTCTTGAGTCTTTAACTGAGTGGAATTCACGACCGAAGGAATGGAGGGCTAGAAGCCCAAAACCCACTCACCATCCCAGCAATTACTGAAGACCTTTCGTGACTATGGGGCAATAGAGCTTGGGAAGCTTTGCCAATGtggcaagagaaagcaaaggccCTGGAAACACTGGACgttgaaggaaaaataaaaaataaaagcagggatGGGTATATGTGCTTCATAGTTCCTCTCCTTTCTACACAGAGCCAAGCTACTGTTAGCTCATTCATGAACATGCAGACTTCCACAGGGCACTCTTATAAACATCAGGCACTGCTAAATGAGCAGCTGATGCGGTGGGTACAGAGAAACCTTCCCTACAGCAAATGCTTTAAGCTTTACCGTTAAACACTTCATTTCCTGGGTCCCCACAAAGACTTCCATTCTGTGCCCACCTtcccaaaccccccaaaagaAGGGGAATAAAAAGAACTGGAAGGAACAAATacagatatacacacacacacacgtaaaAACATGGCGAatctctgtaattaaaaaagttaGGAAAGGATGCAATCATCCAAGTAATGAGGAGTTAACTGATCCGCTGCATCGGACAGTCTTGTCAAACTCATGCTGGTGAAACCGAGCTCATACCAGCCGGTTTACTGAAACACTTGTCTTAGCATACATATACTTGAATCAAAATGACATTTGGCTATAGGGTGAGtgcaagaaaatacacttttgcaTGCTACAGCAAGAGACCTGCAAAGGGCCACGGTATAATACGCTTCAAAAGAGTCTGTGGTACAAGAAATTCAGCCCCATGGGCTGTTGGCTCAAACACGCTGGTGGAACGCTCTGTGTAACTGGCCATACGCACGGTTTACACGGGGTTTTGTACGCAATGCGCATGTTTAACTAGGTATTTATGGTTTAAGACTTGTTTTAGCTCCtaaggcaggcagccagcaaagatgttttcaagagttaacaaggaacagaaattaaaggagttgctggttttcagaagctgactcatcattgttttgaaaaatggcaCCATGTGGATCACTGTTAATGCGCTTGTAGACAAAGCGAAAGACCTTGGGTTGCGGGCGGCTGTGCAACTGTCTTAATCTTCTGAGGGTAGGTACCTTCTGTCAGTTGCTGCCGGGTGtcatcaacaaaaagaaacaggctGTATTCTTCTGGATCGTCCACTCCATAAACTTTTCAGCACAAAGCTGACATACATCTGCGGTAGTGATACA includes the following:
- the LOC130143338 gene encoding N-alpha-acetyltransferase 20-like, with amino-acid sequence MLCMFAVPGKAEGSVAGEEWLGRVAALSVAPEFQRLGLAAKLMELLGEISGKKGGFFVDLFVSVSNRVAVNMSKQLGSRVYRTVSERYSASSGEPDEDAYDTRKALCRDTEKKSIIPLPHPVRPEDNE